A region of the Arachis hypogaea cultivar Tifrunner chromosome 15, arahy.Tifrunner.gnm2.J5K5, whole genome shotgun sequence genome:
TATTTAGCATCATAGTTGATAATGCTAGTTCAAATGATGTTGCCATTTGTTACTTGAAAGGTAGAATGGAAGATTGGAATTCACATCCTTTAAAAGGTGAACATTTTCATGTTAGGTGTTGTGCTCATATCTTGAACTTAGTGGTGAATGATGGTTTGAAGGATATGCATTCTTCAATTAGTAAAATTAGAAATGCTGTTAGATATGTCCGTGCTTCTCCTAGTCATATGGATAGGTTTAAAAGTTGCATTAAAGAGGCTAGGATCTAAGACTGCTCTTGTGTGCAATTAGATATCCTCACTAGGTGGAATTCCACTTACATAATGCTTGATAGTGCTTTAAAATTCCAAAAGGCCTTCAAGAGATTAAGTGAGAAGGATGCTGAGTTTGTAATGATGCAAGGGGGCATTCCAAAGAATGAAGATTGGGATAATGCAAGATGATTTGTGAGGTTTTTGAAGATTTTTTCCGATGTAACCAAAAAAGTCTCAGGTTCTACATTTGTGACTTCTTCTTCATATTTTCATCACTTTTGTTCAATTCTTAGTTCTTTGAAGACTTGGGCTGATAGTAATGACATATTACTTAAAGGTATGGCTACAAAAATAAAGGCTAAGCATAATAAATATTGGGGTAACTTGAGGAACatgaatatgatgatttttgttaCTGTGGTACTTGACCCTTGATACAAGATTAAGTTTGTTAAGTGGAGTTTTCAAAGGTTGTTTGAGAAGGAGGATGCTGATTTCTTATGTGGTAAGGTGAAGGAAGTATTCAATGACTTGTTTAACAGCTATAGGGTTGCTCTCAATAGTGATCAAGCACACCAATCTGCACAACACAACCAAGATGTGGATCTGGATGATAGTGCTTTTGATGATGTTCGCTTTGCGGCAGCATTTGAAAATAATGTACAAGCAAGTGAGAGTGTCAACACAAATGAAGTGGATTTATATCTCATGGAGTCCTTGGAGAAACCAGTTAATCCAAGTAGTTTTGATATTTTAACTTGGTGAAATGTGAGCTCTAACAATTACAAATATCCTGTTCTAAGTCAAATTACGAGGGATATTCAAGCTATGCTGGTGTCAACGGTTGCTTCTGAATCCGCCTTTAGCACTGGAGGTAAAGTGCTTAATCAATATAAGAGCTCTCTTACTCCAAAAACTGTTGAAGCTTTGATTTGTGCACAAAATTGGTTTCGAGCCAATTCATTGCCAATTGACCTTGAAGAGTCTTTTGAAGAATTTGAAAAACTTGAGAAAGGTAATGTTCTttaatattatgttttattttatctttgcaTAGTGATTAACTTTACTATTTGATAATATGTTTAacttactaatatttattttattacattttATTGTAGAACTTGAGCCAATTCCTCAACTAATAGATGAAGAAGACTCTGGTGATGAATCTGATTAGTGATCAGTGCTTCACCTCTCAGTTTGGAGttttttatgttatgtttttattaagACTTTGCTATGttatttgattttgtgttgttgagacttgtttagttattttgatacTGAAGAATTATTATTTTAGCAAGACTTGTTGAATATGTTGGATTGTTGGACAATTGGACATGTTGGTTTATAATGTTTTATgggatttttgttttattattatgttgGATTGTGTTTTATTATTATGATGGATTGTTAGACAGGTTATTAACTTTAtaaattaagttattattttgtatttaaaaaaccGCAGATCCAAATCGCTTGTaatcggatcagatcggatttCCAAAAAAAGTTCATCCAATCCAAACAGCACCGCACATAAATCAAGCTTCGAATCGGATGACTTTTTCcttcaaaaccgaaccaaaccgcaccgcgaacccCCTAACCGTGGGCATGGAAAATACTTTCAACTAAGAGCTCAAAACTTCAAGAGAGGAGAACATGTACCTCAAGGTCAAAGAGACTCTAGGAGGAATAATTATGATCAAAACCAGCATGCCAAAGGGAGAGGTAATCAGAGTAAGGCTTCTCTAGATTTAACTTGTGATCATTGTGAATGTTTTCATCCGAATGACTCGTGCAAGTTGGGTATAGGTGGTTGCTTCAATTGCAGATTGTCTGGTCATATGGCGAGGGATTGTACTCATGGGAGGAACCCGAATGCGGGTCGGAATCAACACCAAAGGCGAGTGTTTGCTGTGAACGTCCAGGATGCTACAAAGTCGGATCCGTTGATGAGAGGTATATATTTAATTGGTGGTAAAACGTTAATTGCCttatatgatactggagcttcgCATTCCTTCATTGCATTTGATAAGGTTGAGGAACTAGGGTTGAAAATGTCAGAATTAGCTTTCGATTTGTATGTGCATACCCCATATCAGACAGTTGGGACAAAGTTAGGTTGTGGGCAAGTATCTTTCAAACTTGAGGATAGGGAATTTATCCATGAC
Encoded here:
- the LOC112747949 gene encoding uncharacterized protein, giving the protein MARDCTHGRNPNAGRNQHQRRVFAVNVQDATKSDPLMRGIYLIGGKTLIALYDTGASHSFIAFDKVEELGLKMSELAFDLYVHTPYQTVGTKLGCGQVSFKLEDREFIHDLICLPMVGFEMILGYDWLSKNRVLLDCFEQSISLCRKEKEEQ